A window of Pseudomonas putida genomic DNA:
CAACCTACAGTCAGGTCTTCCAGTGCCTGAACAGAACAAGAGCCGACCATGAGCATACGTATTACCCACCTGAGCGTTCGCGACATTCGTTTCCCCACTTCGCTGTCGCTGGATGGCTCCGACGCCATGAACAGCGCTCCCGACTATTCGGCCGCCTACGTGGTGCTGCACACCGACGTCGAAGCCCTCGAAGGCCACGGCCTGACCTTCACCATCGGCCGTGGCAACGAGATTTGCGCAGCAGCGGTGCAATCGCTGGCGCCGCTGATCGTTGGTCTCACCCTGGAGGAAATCACTGCCGACATGGGTGGCTTCTGGCACCGCTTCACGGTAAGCGACAGCCAGTTGCGCTGGCTGGGCCCGGAAAAAGGCGTGATCCACCTGGCCACCGCCGCCATCATCAATGCCGTGTGGGACCTGTGGGCCAAGCACGAGGGCAAGCCGGTGTGGAAGCTGCTGGCCGACATGACACCCGAGCAGCTGGTGCGCTGCCTGGACTTCAGCTACGTCACCGATGTGCTCACCCCCGAAGAAGCCATCGCCCTGCTGCGCCGCCAGGCACCGGGCAAAGCCCAGCGCGAAGCGCAGATGTTGCGCGAAGGCTACCCCGGCTACACCACGGCGCCAGGCTGGCTGGGCTACAGCGAAGAAAAGATGCGCAAGCTGGCCCGCGAGGCTGTGGAGGATGGCTGGACCCATATCAAGCAGAAGATCGGAGCGGACCTTGAAGAAGACATTCGCCGTGCCAGCATCCTGCGCGACGAAATTGGCTGGGAGCGCACCCTGATGATGGATGCCAACCAGGTATGGGGCGTCGAGGAATCGATCGCCAACATGCGCCGCCTGGCCGCCTTCGAGCCACTGTGGATCGAAGAACCGACCAGCCCGGACGACATCCTCGGCCACGCCACCATCCGCCAGCGAATCGCGCCGATTGGCGTGGCCACCGGTGAACATTGCCACAACCGGGTCATGTTCAAGCAGATGTTCCAGGCCGGCGCGCTGGACTTCTGCCAGCTGGACGCGGCTCGCCTGGGCGGCCTGAACGAAGTGCTGATCGTGCTGCTGATGGCAGCCAGGTACGACGTGCCGGTGTGCCCGCACGGCGGCGGTGTCGGCCTGTGCGAGTATGTGCAGAACATTGCCCTGTTCGACTACATCGCGGTGTCGGCCTCGCTGCACAACCGAGTGCTGGAGTACGTCGACCACCTGCACGAGCATTTCATCGACCCGGTGGTGATCCGCCGCGGGCGCTACATGCCGCCGCAACGCCCGGGCTACAGCATCGAAATGCATGCCGAGACCCTGGAACGCTACCAGTACCCCAACGGCGCAGTGTGGCTCGACATCAGCCGCTCCTGACTCACCTACCTGGGTGTGCCGCCTTTGCGCGGCGCGCCACCAGTACTTTTCATGGGGAAAAAAACAATGACAATCCTCACCGGTACTGCAGCGGCCCCCGCCCCTGCCGCCACCACCGAACAGCGCCTGAACGGCCTGCTGCTGCGCAAATTGATGCCACTGCTCATCGTTGTCTACGTGATGAGCTTCCTCGACCGGACCAACATTGCCCTGGCCAAGGCCAGCATGGGTATCGACCTCGGCCTGTCGGCGGCGGCCTATGGCTTGGGCGCCGGCCTGTTCTTTCTCACCTACGCCTTGGCCGAAGTCCCCAGCAACCTGATCATGCATCGGGTGGGCGCACGTTTCTGGATCACCCGCATCATGATCACCTGGGGCCTGCTCTCGGCGGGTATGGCCTTCGTCCAGGGCGAAACCTCGTTCTACATCATGCGCCTGTTGCTCGGGGTGGCCGAAGCGGGCCTGTTCCCTGGCGTGATGCTGTACCTGACCTACTGGTTCGACCGTGAACAGCGTGCCCGCGCCACGGGTTACTTCCTGCTGGGCGTGTGCCTGGCCAATATCCTCAGCGGCCCGCTGGGGGGCGCCCTGCTGGAAATGGACGGTGTGCTGGGCTGGCACGGCTGGCAATGGCTGTTCGTGCTCGAAGGCCTGCCCGCCGTGGCGCTGGCCTATACGGTGTGGAAGAAACTGCCTGACGGGCCGGCCTCGGCCCCCTGGCTATCGGCCGCCGACGCCGAGGACATCGAGCGCCGCCTGGCCGCCGAACGGGCCGCCGCACCGCAGCAGAGCAAGCTGGGGCAGATGCTCCGCGACCGGCAGATCTGGCTGGCAATCGTGGTGTACTTCGTGCACCAGATTACCATCTACACGGTGATTTTCTTCCTGCCGGGCATCATCACTACCTATGGCGCGCTGTCGCCTTTCCAGGTCGGCCTGCTGACCGCGGTACCGTGGATTGCCGCCGCCATCGGCGCCGCCACCTTCCCGCGCCTGGCCACCTCGCCACACCGGTGCCGCACCCTGCTCTTCTGCGGCCTGCTGACCATGGCGGCCGGGCTGCTGCTGGCGTCGCTGGCCAACTCGTTCATCGGCCTGATCGGGTTTTCACTGACCGCCCTGATGCTGTTCGTGGTGCAGTCAATCATTTTCGTCTTCCCCTCCAGCCGCCTGTGCGGCAGTGCCTTGGCGGCCGGGTTGGCCTTTGTCACCACCTGCGGCCTGTTTGGCGGTTTCGTCGGGCCATCGGTGATGGGCCTGATCGAGCAGACCACCGGCAGTACCCGTAATGGCTTGTGGATCATTGCCGCGTTGCTGGTGGTGGCCGCGCTGGTCAGTACCCGCTTGCGGCAGGGGCAGGAGCAAGCGAATCGCTGACAGGAGGCACGCATGGAACAACACACGAATCATTGATTCAGTGGGGCCTGTGGGAGCGGGCGTGCCCGCGAACACCGGCGAAGCCGGTGCCATGCACCGTGTTGTACGCTTCGCGGGCACGCCCGCTCCCACAGGGTATGCGACACACGCTTGAGCATTGCTCCCTGCGCGACAGCGCAGCCCAAGCAACCCCGGCGGCTCAAGGTGCAACTCCGACGGGCCGGCCGCAGCGCAGTTCCAGTGCCTGGGCCAGGCGATTTACCGCCTGTTGAAGTTCCTCCGGCTGCTCACCCAGCCATACCAACGCCAAGTACTGCTGGTAGCGCCCCTGCAGGCTGAACTGTTCACCCGGCAGTGCATGCAGTGCTGACCCAGCCAGTGCTTCAGCAATACCCGCCCATTGCAGCGGCTGGTGAAAGCGCACCCACAGTGTCCGTCCACCCTCCGGCACTTCCAACGCAACCCGCTGGCCGAACTGCTGCTGCAGCGCACGCGCCAGGCATTGCATGCGCTTTTGCAGGTCTGTGCGCAACCGCACCAGTTGCGCCTCGATCTCACCTTTGCCCAGCATGTGCGCCAGCGCTTGCAGGCGCAGCGGCGCAAGCCGAAATGCACGCTCAGCGAACGCCCTGGCCAGCAACGCATCATGGCCCAACAGGTAGGCATAGGGCGCCTCGCACCCCACTGCTGCATCGAACGCCCCCATCACCAATAGCCAGCGCGGGTCGACCCAGTCGCGCAGGCGTGTATTTGGCGGCCCGCTGTAACAGTGCTCACTGTCCATGTCGTTTTCCAGCAACCATACAGGATGCTGGCCAAGCAACTGGCCAAGCTGCTGCTGGTAATGCCGTGACACCAGCCGGCCCTGCGGCATGCCAAGGCACGACGGCATGACCACCATGCACACCGGCTCACTGCCCAGCAGCCGGGCCAGGGCGCGCACATCGGGGTTGCCGCGGGAATCCAGTGGCACCTCCAGCACACGCATGCCGGCACGTGCCAATGCGCGCAACACCTGCCAGCAACAGGGCGAGTGCACCACCACGGTTCCCCCTTGCAGGTCCAGCGCCGCCAGTAACGTCTCCAGCAACGCCTGCACATCCGGGGCGAGTTGAACGTCCTCGGCACGCCAATACTGGTTGGAGGAACGGGTATAGCGCTCGGCGACGGCATTGCGCAGACGGGCGCTGCCAGGCGTGTCCCACGGGGCAACACCCTGCGAGCGCTGACGTGCAAGGCGCCGTTCGTGGGTGAACAGGGCCCGCTCCAGCATCGGCTGTGCCGGCAAGGGTGCCTGACGGGGCATGGCCACAGCATCCCCCTTGGCAGCGCCCTGTACGAAATAGCCCGACCTCGGCAGGCACTGCACACGGCCCTCTTCCTCCAACAGGCTGTAGGCGCTCTGCACGGTGGCCAATGACACCCTCAGCCGCCGGGACAACGCGCGCAACGAGGGTAAACGGCATGTGGCGCTGCCTGGTGCCTGGTCGATCAAGGCTTCCAGGTAGCGATAGACCTTGCGATAGGCGAATTCGCCAGGACCAGATGGCTCCATCAAGGCAGCCCTGCATGACCACGCCGCCGATCCGACGCCTGCCGTGGCAGCAACCGCAGCTGTATATCGCGACGGGCCAGGTGGCTCATCAGGCGCCAGGCGCTTAGCGGCAGGCGCCCGTCATAGATCATTCGCAGTTGGCTCAGCGGCAGACCACTGGTGTTCACCAACCAGTTCTTGACTGCATCAGGGCAGGGTTTACCCTGCAAGGCCCGATGCAGGTAAGGTAGCGCCACCAGCATGTCGGCATGCCGGCATTGCAGAAAGCGCTCGAGGTTTTTCCCCTGCCTCGCGAATGGGCTGAACAGCAGACACACCTGTTGGATCTGGGTGATGCCGTAGGCCTTGCCGAACTGCAACTGATACACATCACGCCGCTTGATGCCCTCCGGCTGACCTGCCAGCCGCAATGCCGGGCGACTGGCCTGTGGCGCCAGACTACGTGCGTGCAGTTCGTGCAATTGCGCCGCGGCCAACGGTTCTACGAACGCGGCCAATGGCAAGGCATCCTGGGCAGCCTCGAAGCAACAACCGAGCATGGCGTCGAGCTGCTGCTCTTCGAGCAACGGCGGTAGCAAGTCATCAATGGTAATTACCCGCACCGGCGTACCCTGCACCACAGCCGCCGATATCGCCCCCGCCATGGGGGGCACCGGAACCCCGACGCTACCGTTCAGCCGACTCAGCCCGTGGGCCAGCGCCGCCAGGCATTGATGCACGACATGCGGACCACCCTCCCCTGCAAGGCGCAGACTGCGTCGGGCCCAGGCCAGGTACCGGCGCCGCTGGCGCGCGGGGATGGCGGTGATCAATACATCCGCCGGTGCCTGTGCCTGCAGCGCGGAACCCAGGGCACCCGCCAGTTCCAGGTGCAGGCGGCTACCGAGCAGTGCTTCGGGCCTGGCGTCGACCAGATGACCGAATACCAGCATGGCGTCCTTCGCCAACAGCCAGCGCTCGGGCGCGGCAGCGGGGTGCCGACTGAACGGCACCACTTCACGCCCCTCGACCATCTGCAACTGTACCCGCGGGTCATCCTGCATGAACAGCGCACTGAAGCTGCGCTCATGGCCTTCGAGTGTGACGCTGCCAGGCACGGGCAGGCTGACCACCAGCACCCTCAGCTGGAAGGTTACCGGCGCACGCAAGGCGATACTCAGTTGCGCGGCACGCAACATGGCCAGCAGCCGGGTGCTGTAGCGATCGTTGCCTTGCAGCACCAGCAAGCGAAAAGTGCCGATGTACTCGGGCCCGCCGGCAGCAACCAGCAGCCGTTGTATCAGCAACTGCAAGGAAGCCCGCTGCGCTTGTGACATATGGCTGAGCAAGCGCTCGAGTACTTGCTGGTAGATATAGTGCATTGCCTGGTCGTGAATAACAGTCACGTAATCACCTCATCAACTTCTTGCAGCCAGCGCACTGTGAACACAAGACCTTTGCGTCAACATGCCTTGAACTTGGCCAGCAGATATTCCCTACAACCAAATGGAAGTAATGACGTAACCAGTCACTGTCGCCATGCCATCGAGAAAAATGCGTCGCGGCGACGCCCTGTCGCTGCCCCATACCGCCCTGACCCGGGCATAGCCATGCTCATTCCACGCTCCTTGCGCGAACCATCATTGAGCCATTATCGAGGGATGCAAGGTGAATAGAAGATACAGATCAGGGTAAAAAAACCATTCAATCAAAGTGAAAAAACACATTGACCGCCTGGCAAAGAGAGTTCAATCAAAAAAATTTTCCTGAATATTTCCTCGAACCGCTGAGTGGTCGCGCTAAATGTAGTCCACTTCACTATTTATTGTAGGAACATTCTTCTTTTTGAGTATCAACCAAACCTTACCGGCAGAAAAAACCCGGGTCTCTGCCCGGGTTTTCCGATAATGCAAACAGCCATCAGTGTTTAGCCATGTCCAGCACCACACGTCCGCCACACGGGCATTGGTCCATGTAACGATGTGCCTCTACCACCTGCTCGAACGGATATACCTTGATGATTTGCGGTGTCAGCAACTGGTCGGCGGTGAACTGGTTGATGTCGCGCAGGGCGCGCTGCAGCGCCACCTGGTCCTGGCTGATGCCCAGCTCCGGCTTGCCGGTGAAGTTACCAATGCAATGCACATAGAACTGAATGTTCTTCTGAAACGCCGCACAGGCCGGGAACGGCGTCTGATTGCCGCCTTGCAGGCCATACAGCACCAGGCTGCCACGCGGTGCCAGCACATCGCCCAGCAGCGACATCTGCGGCCCGCCCATGCCATCAAGGACCATGTCCACGCCGCGGCCATCGGTGTACTTGCCAATCTGCAGCAGCAGGTCCTGCTCTTCGGTGACAATCACCTTGTCGGCGCCCAGGCCCAGCAGGTACTCCCGCTGCTCCGCCTCCTTGGTGGCGGCGAACACCTTCAGCCCCAGGGCCTTGCCCAGTTGCACGAAGGCAGGGCCCGCGCAGTGGCTGGCATCGGTAACCAGCGCGGTCTGCCCGGCCTTGGCCCGAGCCAGGTCGACGTAGGCGAAATAGGCGATCAGCAGCGGCGTATAATGCACGCTGGCCTCGATCGGGGTGAGCACATCCGGATAGCGGGTAATGGCCGTACGCGGCAGCACGATGACATCGCCATACACGGGGTGGTCGTTGGCACTGGTGGCCGGGAAGCTGGCAACCCGGTCGCCCACGGCAATATCTTCAACCCCTTCGCCGACCGCGGTCACCACCCCGGCCATCTCGTGCCCGATCCCCGCCGGCAGGCGTGCCTGGGACGGTGCCAGGTTCTGGCGCCAGAGCACGTCATACCAGCTGACGCCAACCGCCTCGACGCGAACCTGCACCTCGTCGGCAGCGGGTGACGGTTCGGCCTGCTCCTCGCAACGGAGCACATCGGCAGCGCCGAACTTGTGGAACCGGATCATGCGGGACATCGCATACCTCGCCTTTGTGAACCTCTAATTACCACTGACTTTATCCGGGCTTTGCCGGTTAGACCATCAGTGGCTATTAATAGTCGACATGCCTGTCATCGATTGGGCACCTGACTTTCCATGCGATTGGTCCCTTTAAACCCGTGCAGGGTACCAGCCTTTGGCCTTAAGATTCACCTCTGCCCACTTTAGGCGAAGCGCACCCGATGAATCGAAACGACCTGCGTCGTGTAGACCTCAACCTGCTGATCGTGTTCGAAACGCTGATGCACGAGCGCAGCGTGACCCGCGCCGCGGAAAAACTGTTCCTTGGCCAGCCCGCCATCAGCGCCGCCCTGTCGCGTCTGCGCAGCCTGTTCGACGACCCGCTGTTCGTGCGCACCGGTCGCAGCATGGAGCCTTCGGCCCGGGCCCACGAAATCTTCGCCCTGCTGTCCCCGGCGCTGGACTCGATTTCCACCGCTGTCAGCCGCGCCGCCGAATTCGACCCGGCCACCAGCAATGCGGTGTTCCGTATCGGCCTGTCGGACGACGCCGAATTTGCCCTGCTGCCGCAGTTGCTCAAGCGCATCCGCGCCGAAGCGCCAGGTATCGTCCTGGTGGTGCGCCGGGTCAATTACCTGCTGATGC
This region includes:
- a CDS encoding L-fuconate dehydratase — encoded protein: MSIRITHLSVRDIRFPTSLSLDGSDAMNSAPDYSAAYVVLHTDVEALEGHGLTFTIGRGNEICAAAVQSLAPLIVGLTLEEITADMGGFWHRFTVSDSQLRWLGPEKGVIHLATAAIINAVWDLWAKHEGKPVWKLLADMTPEQLVRCLDFSYVTDVLTPEEAIALLRRQAPGKAQREAQMLREGYPGYTTAPGWLGYSEEKMRKLAREAVEDGWTHIKQKIGADLEEDIRRASILRDEIGWERTLMMDANQVWGVEESIANMRRLAAFEPLWIEEPTSPDDILGHATIRQRIAPIGVATGEHCHNRVMFKQMFQAGALDFCQLDAARLGGLNEVLIVLLMAARYDVPVCPHGGGVGLCEYVQNIALFDYIAVSASLHNRVLEYVDHLHEHFIDPVVIRRGRYMPPQRPGYSIEMHAETLERYQYPNGAVWLDISRS
- a CDS encoding aminotransferase class I/II-fold pyridoxal phosphate-dependent enzyme; the protein is MEPSGPGEFAYRKVYRYLEALIDQAPGSATCRLPSLRALSRRLRVSLATVQSAYSLLEEEGRVQCLPRSGYFVQGAAKGDAVAMPRQAPLPAQPMLERALFTHERRLARQRSQGVAPWDTPGSARLRNAVAERYTRSSNQYWRAEDVQLAPDVQALLETLLAALDLQGGTVVVHSPCCWQVLRALARAGMRVLEVPLDSRGNPDVRALARLLGSEPVCMVVMPSCLGMPQGRLVSRHYQQQLGQLLGQHPVWLLENDMDSEHCYSGPPNTRLRDWVDPRWLLVMGAFDAAVGCEAPYAYLLGHDALLARAFAERAFRLAPLRLQALAHMLGKGEIEAQLVRLRTDLQKRMQCLARALQQQFGQRVALEVPEGGRTLWVRFHQPLQWAGIAEALAGSALHALPGEQFSLQGRYQQYLALVWLGEQPEELQQAVNRLAQALELRCGRPVGVAP
- a CDS encoding zinc-dependent alcohol dehydrogenase family protein, which produces MSRMIRFHKFGAADVLRCEEQAEPSPAADEVQVRVEAVGVSWYDVLWRQNLAPSQARLPAGIGHEMAGVVTAVGEGVEDIAVGDRVASFPATSANDHPVYGDVIVLPRTAITRYPDVLTPIEASVHYTPLLIAYFAYVDLARAKAGQTALVTDASHCAGPAFVQLGKALGLKVFAATKEAEQREYLLGLGADKVIVTEEQDLLLQIGKYTDGRGVDMVLDGMGGPQMSLLGDVLAPRGSLVLYGLQGGNQTPFPACAAFQKNIQFYVHCIGNFTGKPELGISQDQVALQRALRDINQFTADQLLTPQIIKVYPFEQVVEAHRYMDQCPCGGRVVLDMAKH
- a CDS encoding MFS transporter; its protein translation is MTILTGTAAAPAPAATTEQRLNGLLLRKLMPLLIVVYVMSFLDRTNIALAKASMGIDLGLSAAAYGLGAGLFFLTYALAEVPSNLIMHRVGARFWITRIMITWGLLSAGMAFVQGETSFYIMRLLLGVAEAGLFPGVMLYLTYWFDREQRARATGYFLLGVCLANILSGPLGGALLEMDGVLGWHGWQWLFVLEGLPAVALAYTVWKKLPDGPASAPWLSAADAEDIERRLAAERAAAPQQSKLGQMLRDRQIWLAIVVYFVHQITIYTVIFFLPGIITTYGALSPFQVGLLTAVPWIAAAIGAATFPRLATSPHRCRTLLFCGLLTMAAGLLLASLANSFIGLIGFSLTALMLFVVQSIIFVFPSSRLCGSALAAGLAFVTTCGLFGGFVGPSVMGLIEQTTGSTRNGLWIIAALLVVAALVSTRLRQGQEQANR